The Arachis hypogaea cultivar Tifrunner chromosome 14, arahy.Tifrunner.gnm2.J5K5, whole genome shotgun sequence genome has a segment encoding these proteins:
- the LOC140178819 gene encoding uncharacterized protein, with protein sequence MERPNGRKIVLRFNRAKQAIGDEAGLLSGVLGLLGTDYGKFPTCERSWRKITTKDKVYNECIKQIFHFDEDIEGTIKKNILKSMGKSWKERMLRLYDTFYEPTLMTEENIEQRPPRIDREHWRWFLNYRAEEETKEKCKKNAANRSKQLYTHIGGSKSFARRMEEDALLFYSLTLKLFL encoded by the exons ATGGAACGGCCTAACGGTAGGAAGATCGTGCTGAGGTTCAACAGGGCAAAGCAAGCAATTGGAGACGAAGCTGGACTGTTGAGTGGCGTGCTTGGTCTGTTGGGAACTGACTATGGAAAATTTCCTACCTGTGAAAGAAGTTGGCGTAAGATTACCACTAAAGACAAGGTTTACAACGAATGCATCAAG CAAATTTTCCACTTTGATGAAGATATTGAAGGAactatcaagaaaaatattttgaaaagtatgGGGAAGTCTTGGAAGGAAAGAATGCTGAGGTTGTACGATACTTTTTATGAGCCAACACTTATGACTGAAGAAAACATTGAGCAACGTCCGCCTAGAATCGATCGAGAGCATTGGAGATGGTTCCTTAACTATCGCGCCGAAGAGGAGACAAAG GAGAAGTGCAAGAAAAATGCGGCTAATCGATCAAAGCAACTATATACCCACATTGGTGGGTCGAAAAGCTTTGCACGGCGGATGGAAGAAGATGCTTTACTTTTTTATTCACTCACCTTAAAACTATTTCTATGA